From the Haliaeetus albicilla chromosome 6, bHalAlb1.1, whole genome shotgun sequence genome, the window AGTCAGTGTTCAGCGCTTGGTAGGCTGAATGCATATTTAAAGAGTCTGTCATCAGACATGCTCTTCTGCACATCCAGCACCGGGCTTTTGTTGGAGTCTGTCTACCTGCTTATTTCCTGTATGTTTGCTCAAGGATTGTCCTGCCCAACAGACAAGAGTGCCATCCCGGTGCATCACTGTGGAGGCTGGTAGCTAACTAGATGCACGCTGCTGACAGTCCTGAATGGATGAAAGCGGCCTCACACTGAGTGTTTCTTTCTGCAGTAAGATGCATGATGTATGGATTCGGGGATGACCAGAACCCTTACACAGAATCGGTGGACATTCTCGAGGACCTGGTAATAGAGTTTATCACAGAAATGGTAAGTCAGCTCTAGAGAGCATGGTCAAAACATCCTTGCTAAGACTTCAGTCTTCTGAAGGTTAATACTTCTGACTCAAATACTGCATTATCTCAGGCCCAAAACTTTGACGCTAGTAGGAAAATGCTAAACTTAgactttgcttttctgagaTTAAGGCAAAATTCATGCATCTTGCTCCATGTGGATTTAGAACAGTGTCTGAAGTCCTTAAGTAGCAGTTAGATTAGTATTGGTGGTGGGAAAATACACGGCTGACTTTGGGGTTCGCTGTGGCATCACTATATGTGCCGCTGACAAAAGACAAGGCTCAGCTTTGAAAGTCTACTGACTTTTTGTGTACTTCCAGTATCTTTATGTGGATAGGAACGTAGCTCTGTGctacaaaagaaatgcaagctTCTGGGGCCTGAAGCCATCACTCTTCCAGACATTTAGATACTGTTtgaaagtttgttttgttttttgaaagaagTTATTCCTACTGTTTGTGGATCCCCTTTCTTTTGAAAGGTTGGCCTTGCCTTCCCTCATCAAAATGCCCTAAACTGTCCTGTGATACAGGTACTTCACACTGCTTTCAAGTTCTGCCTGATGCTGTTCATCTTCAAGCTCTCTGCAGGTTGGGTGTCCTATGTGTAATCTGGCTTTAGTTTTGATGCCATTACTGTTATGTGTATATAGTGGTATGTGCTGGGTTTAAGTGACAGGCAGCTGGGGACAGCAGAGCAACAGTAAGTCCATGGTTTACTTGTGACTAGGATGATGGTGCCCAGATCCTGCAATTGCTTACTTTTTGATTATAAAATGACAGGAAATAAAGTGGAATTGAGAGCTTAAAAAACATTAAGGGGCAAAGGAACCCTGctgactttcttctttttctctaacAGACACACAAGGCCATGTCAATTGGGCGGCAGGGTCGTGTACAGGTTGAGGACATTGTCTTTCTAATACGCAAGGACCCCCGGAAGTTTGCCAGAGTTAAAGACCTCCTAACTATGAATGAAGAACTGAAACGAGCCAGAAAGGCCTTTGATGAAGCAAACTATGGATCTTGATTTTATGCGCAAGCTGCACTGGGACATTACTTGGGCACCTGCTGCCCAAAAGGAAGGAACATGATGTGTGGTGTTTGGAGGGGTTATTGAGGATGGAGGTCACTGCTGGGATGTATGCCCTCACTCCCAGCCTTTTCTGAGAAGTATTCAAGCAGCTGAATGTTATCTGATTGTATGTGGTATACTTAGGtatttttatactgttttatgaaatgagaaaagagcTCTAAGGGTTCTTGTAATGGCAGGAAGTCTGAAATAGGACTGTGTTGAATCAGATATCTAGAGGGCTAACAATGGGTGATTCTCTACAACTATTTCAGTTATCACTGGGTATTCCTGTGACAGGAAACCTAGAAAATGGATCTTTGTTAACTGGACAAAGTCTTCAAGCCCAAACTACTACAGAAGTTCTGCTCTTTGCTCTGTATATGTTctttgaataaaacattttaagtttGTGCCCACTCCTCACAACTAAAATTACATTGATCAGTTCACACAAGGTGCGTAATACAGGGTTTTTAGCACTTAATTGGCTAGGaaggttatttttaattctgtcctAGTGGGCACagctcttttgttttctcaatAGTAAGCCTAGGAAATTGAAGTTAACCTATTCCTGATTTACTTGCACTTACAGCCTTTCCTTACCCCTGTTAGGCTGGTGCTCTACAATAAAGCATATTCCTGTTCTTCATTGagacaattttttctttgtatttgctgGTGATCCTGATCTTGGGACTTAGTTACAAGCAAGAGCCTGGCAGAAAGCACTAACCCCAGTGCTTGTTCTAATGTTATTTCATTAACACATGTTGGAGTAGCTGTGCTTTACATTGCCAAGCTGGCAGAAATCGCACTTACTTACATTAAAAAGATTTCAGGACAGTGAGAAACATGTTCACCAGTCAGGAGTTTACTATTGCAGGCCACAGCTGTGCTTTCCTCTGTTTCTGGAGCAGCTCAGACGCAGTAGGTTCAGTTAACTCCTTATTTCAGGACAAGGATAACAACTGCTGAACAGTGATAATACTGCAAATCAAGGCTGTCCCCTATACAAGCAGCACAGAAGGAAGGGTGTAAGACTGCTTCTTTGGAAAAGTGGCAGCAGGTCTTTTGTCCTAAGCAGCAGTAAGTGATCAGCTGCAGCCTTCCACTGTGGATGGTAACTATTTGCACTGTGGATTTGACAGCAGCACATAACATGGTTGAGCAATTAGAGAAAGGACACTGAGTAAGGATAACTCAAAAGTCACTGCTCCTGGAAAAGGCTAGGTAAAAGGATGAAGACTAGTCAACTGTTTGGAACAcccttccattaaaaaaaaaaaaagctgttttacaaaaacataataaaatagtTACACTCTGAATTCTACGAAAGTAGCAAGTTACCAAGACACCATTGGGGTTCTAGGggttttacttaaaaaaaaaaaaaattaattacttgaCCCCTTTCCTTCTTGCAAGTCCAGGGTCAGACACCCATTGCTGCAAAAATAGAATCAATATCCATGTTCTCAGTAACTTCTTTCCACACAGGGCCAGGGcttccttccagcagcagctgcttagGGGTCCCCGGTGCGCTTAGTTTGACACAGCCTGTATCAGCACTGGAATGTCCTTCCTGACTCGGAGGCCCATCCTGGTAAGCTGGGAGGATGAGTGATGCGCTATTCTCGCAGACCCCCAAAATCTCAGGTTTTTGCCGAACAGTCTTCACAGTTCTCTTCAAGCGCGTGGATGATTTGATCCTCCTTCGACAGAGCCATGCCCTGAGGTACTGCTTTGGCCAGCGTGCGTTTTGTGACCCATATAGGAGGTATTTACAGACAGATGTTTTGACACAGCACAGTTTTTTCTTCAAGCTTAAGGGGAGGAAGTTGCACATAACATAACTTTATCAGCTGCTAAAGTGTTACTTCATTTGAGGTTTGGAGATACTTGGTTATTAGCCTTCTCTACCGTTTTCTTTGTCATGCCAAGGAGATACAACACCACCTTGTACAATATAGTAGCCAGGGCATTCCAAAGACAGACAACACCCCTTGCATCATATAATCATTACCATTAAACATGCACATGATTTAAGTTGCATTTTCATCCTCCCTCTTAAGTATTTGGGCATTTGTTAGCCTTTTAAATCCTTTCACAAATGACTGAAGCTAAATAGAATGCTCATGTCAGAGCATCCAGTAACCTGAAGCAGCGATCCCATTTGAGTTTGAAAAGAATAGGTTAGACCACTGCATTTCTCTACACTGTAGCAAAATAgataatattaaaatgtaaagtgTCAGATCCAGAAACCCCACACCCATGCAAAATTACCTGCATCCTTGAGCCTCCACATGGTGCAGCCGATTGCTTTTCAACAACTTGTTACGCAGAAAATAAGCTTCTGATTTGAATTTGTTGCCTTTGCACCACAGAATAGCTTTTCTGAGTGCCTCTGACAGTTCCCCAAATGATGTAGCTGTTTGAACCATCTGTACAAGAGATCCAGTATGCTGCGATTTTGCTATACGAGAGGAAAGCGATGCTGACTTTGCTTTAAAAGATGTTGACACAATGCTTATaccctgaaataaaaaaattacagaaacagTCTTTCAAAAACATGACATGCCTGATCCTCTCTGCTGAAGAGGAGCAGAGCCCTGAAGTTTTTGTGATAACATTCCTTATTTCCTAAGGAGAAAGTGAAAGAGCAGTCTTGTTTTGTGGAATACAAAAAGAAGAGGCAGGCAATTAGAATTTGTATTCCTGTCTACTACTGACTTGCTCGCTGATCATTTCACTTGACATACCAACAAAAGCTCAAATTCCTAAGCAGAAATTATAAGCAATTTTCAGTGCAACACTTTCACGCTAACTTAGGTTATTAGACAAGCAAAAATAAGGTAGGGAAAGGGGACATTTTCAATCAGGGATACCATGTTTTGAGTGTTAAGgtctttaaagtaaaaaaaaaaaaaattaaataaataaaaggagcATGAAACAGTACCATACAAACCTCTTGTGTTGGAGGTCTGGATGGTCTAAGTAAGCTCTTCACATCAAACCCCAGGTGCTTCCCTACAAAGTGAGAGGAGAGTTCCCATTACGAAGTAAAGACGGTTGTAAGTCTTTGCACAGAGACACCACAATGCTTTGCCCTGCTGAGTTCTCAGATCATCTGCCATCTCAGCAGGCTCACACTTGTACTCAACATTTCCAGGCAAACTCAAGGGGACTACACTCATTTCACATGGCAGCTGGCAAGGTATGAAGAGGATGCAGAGATTCGCAGATGGCTGCAAAGGAGAACTTAATGGGTAAAAGCTGCACACAAACACCCGGATGCCTGCAGTCACTCGCCATAGCCCTGACTGCAGGGGAAGACTTGGGCACAGCCCAGAACCAGCAAGCACAGTATGGACTGCAGACAGTGCTCTTAGCTTTCCTCACTGTCCTTGGTCCCCATCTATGcagaagcaggaaaatacaAAGTAACTGTTCACAGGATCTGTATACTGCATTCATTACCTGCTTCTCTCCATGCTGTAtcacgtttaaaaaaaaaaaaaaacaacaaaaaatacccAAACCTCACAATACTGACATTATCCACAGCTATATAAAGGCAAGGGTATGTGCAGCATTCTCTTCTTCCAAGGACAGGAAAGGGGAGTTTGTATAGAACCACACTCTGTTGGACAGAAGTTGTGGTCAGTCTCTGAGATGTCAGAAACCAGTAGCACTGTAGCACAAGGCTTTACCTTTGCTGGCTCTGGTCACCAGAACTGGCTCTCCAATGTCCACAGGGCATGGGACACTACAGTTGTTCACAGCACTCATGCAGGTCACAgaatttcttgttttcccaACCTCTGACACTGCTTCTGGCATTGTTGGGAAGAGCTTCTTCAGCCAGctggtaggtttttttgttgtaagCATTCTAGCCTTTTGCTTCTTCACCTCATAAGAAATGTTAACTCCAAGGAAGTTACTGATATCAGAAGGGAAGGTAAACCCCTTGATATAAGGCATCTGTTGGGTCTCAGATACCAGATGAAGTGATGTCAACAACATGCCATACAAAGACATGAGGCTCTGCAATACACATCTGTACTGAATCCtaaagaaagaagacagaaaagtcAGGAGTCTCCTCCTGCAAAACCTTGTGCTCACTGAAGAACTACCTTCAGCTCAAGCAGAAAAGCTGATAGAAGAGATTCCAAGCTGCCCTTTCCCTATTCCCCCTCAATAGAAGCTTATCTTTTTACACTCCATCACCAGGCTTTCCTTAATATTAGTCTGAGCTTTAATTAACTGTTCAAGATCAGATTGTAGGAGGGAGCTTCCCTAGAGCTTTGCCAAGTGCCACACCTGGGACTCATCAGGTTCTCAGGTCACATCCAAATCATTTGACATAAGCTCTTCCCCTAAAAGCAATCTGTACCAACTCAGGACAACAGTGCTAGCACGGATGCCATACAATCGCCTGCTCTACATTTACTGGGGAGACAGATTTCTTGTGCCAAAGAATGTTCTACT encodes:
- the NEPRO gene encoding nucleolus and neural progenitor protein isoform X1, yielding MAAPEAAWNRLDVPWPASSATVALAAKHPAVRWLPALRRRCDIAGKRLSGTGLAAEGRVLRAVLYVYHHRLLRHRSYLALQQVEQCLKRLWKMNLLGCIETLAELIPKKSTSQARAECLVPSQPMLETVALKVLGGCKLILRLLDCCCKAFLLSVKHLCSEEFILLNTVASGLLSRLWIQYRCVLQSLMSLYGMLLTSLHLVSETQQMPYIKGFTFPSDISNFLGVNISYEVKKQKARMLTTKKPTSWLKKLFPTMPEAVSEVGKTRNSVTCMSAVNNCSVPCPVDIGEPVLVTRASKGKHLGFDVKSLLRPSRPPTQEVCMGISIVSTSFKAKSASLSSRIAKSQHTGSLVQMVQTATSFGELSEALRKAILWCKGNKFKSEAYFLRNKLLKSNRLHHVEAQGCSLKKKLCCVKTSVCKYLLYGSQNARWPKQYLRAWLCRRRIKSSTRLKRTVKTVRQKPEILGVCENSASLILPAYQDGPPSQEGHSSADTGCVKLSAPGTPKQLLLEGSPGPVWKEVTENMDIDSIFAAMGV
- the NEPRO gene encoding nucleolus and neural progenitor protein isoform X3, with the translated sequence MNLLGCIETLAELIPKKSTSQARAECLVPSQPMLETVALKVLGGCKLILRLLDCCCKAFLLSVKHLCSEEFILLNTVASGLLSRLWIQYRCVLQSLMSLYGMLLTSLHLVSETQQMPYIKGFTFPSDISNFLGVNISYEVKKQKARMLTTKKPTSWLKKLFPTMPEAVSEVGKTRNSVTCMSAVNNCSVPCPVDIGEPVLVTRASKGKHLGFDVKSLLRPSRPPTQEVCMGISIVSTSFKAKSASLSSRIAKSQHTGSLVQMVQTATSFGELSEALRKAILWCKGNKFKSEAYFLRNKLLKSNRLHHVEAQGCSLKKKLCCVKTSVCKYLLYGSQNARWPKQYLRAWLCRRRIKSSTRLKRTVKTVRQKPEILGVCENSASLILPAYQDGPPSQEGHSSADTGCVKLSAPGTPKQLLLEGSPGPVWKEVTENMDIDSIFAAMGV
- the TAF13 gene encoding transcription initiation factor TFIID subunit 13; translated protein: MADEEEDAPFEEDAEEAGGGLDGGQGKRKRLFSKELRCMMYGFGDDQNPYTESVDILEDLVIEFITEMTHKAMSIGRQGRVQVEDIVFLIRKDPRKFARVKDLLTMNEELKRARKAFDEANYGS
- the NEPRO gene encoding nucleolus and neural progenitor protein isoform X2, which encodes MAAPEAAWNRLDVPWPASSATVALAAKHPAVRWLPALRRRCDIAGKRLSGTGLAAEGRVLRAVLYVYHHRLLRHRSYLALQQVEQCLKRLWKMNLLGCIETLAELIPKKSTSQARAECLVPSQPMLETVALKVLGGCKLILRLLDCCCKAFLLSVKHLCSEEFILLNTVASGLLSRLWIQYRCVLQSLMSLYGMLLTSLHLVSETQQMPYIKGFTFPSDISNFLGVNISYEVKKQKARMLTTKKPTSWLKKLFPTMPEAVSEVGKTRNSVTCMSAVNNCSVPCPVDIGEPVLVTRASKGKHLGFDVKSLLRPSRPPTQEGISIVSTSFKAKSASLSSRIAKSQHTGSLVQMVQTATSFGELSEALRKAILWCKGNKFKSEAYFLRNKLLKSNRLHHVEAQGCSLKKKLCCVKTSVCKYLLYGSQNARWPKQYLRAWLCRRRIKSSTRLKRTVKTVRQKPEILGVCENSASLILPAYQDGPPSQEGHSSADTGCVKLSAPGTPKQLLLEGSPGPVWKEVTENMDIDSIFAAMGV